AGTTTATCCAGGGCATGAATCAGAAGTAGAATACACAACTAAAAAAACTAGCGAAAAATAACCTTGTCCTATATAGCTTTTCCGAGTATTGTTAATGTAATGCGAGTAATTATGGAATATTTTTTACAAAGAAAATTAAAAATGAAACGCTTGATAATATATAAAAACTAAAATCGAATAAAGGAAAAGGACCTGAATCATAGATTCAAGTCCTCAGAGAACATGCATACCCACTCAATTGTCTTTGGCCGGACGGGAGATGAATTTGCTGTTCTAATTAACATACTTATGACCTCATATTAGCATGCTTAAACATGTCTGACAAGGTTATAAGTATAAAAAGCGTGACCTCCAATATACGGGTGTGCATGTTCTCTGTTGCTTTTACTAAAAATCAACGGGAACAGCATACCCTTTTTGTGTGCTCTTCTTACTAGTTGGAGGAGAAGTCTGATGAACTCGAGTCTTTCTAAAAGTCCTGTAAGACAGCATTCGTATTTAGAACAAAAAGTTTTAGAGACTATTTTCGGTCGTGGAATTGGATTATATGACAACTATGCCAATAATGTACCGAGATCAATCAAACAAAAGTGTGATTTCGAGTTGAAGACTCAAGGAAGTATCCGGGTTGCTTATAGTAAAGAAAGTATTTTTGACCTCTCTTTAGGAGGTCAAGATATTGCTCGAAGTATACAGGGTGTTTTGCATTACCATAACAATAGTCATACTGGAGTAACCCATTTTACTCCAAATACATATTATAAGGCCGTAAAGCCATCTGACATTGCTGATGAAAACTTAAGACGGGTTAGAACATATTGTTTTGATATCGATCAAAAAACATCAGTACAACAAATCCTGTTTGCTTTCGAAGTAGCAGGAATCCCGTGTAAACCGGCATTGATTTTAAAAACTCCAAAGGGAGTACAATTTTTTGTTGTGTTCGCAGATAATGAAGCGTGGTACGGTTCAGCTGCTGCTGTTCAATACGCAAAAGCTATTGGAGAAGCATTACGTTCTTCTTTGTATGAACAAGGCTTACAAATTGACTTGAACAACTCACTTTTTGGATGGGCTCGCTTTCCAAGAGAAGAAACAATTATGTACTTTGAAAAGGAAAACGTTTGGTCTAAAAGCGAAGCTACTGAGTGGTTTCAAGAATTAGGTCTAAAGCGTGGTAATGCATCAGTCAATGGATCATGGTTAACTAGCAAGGCAGGACGTGCTCTTTGGAATATGGACGAAAAAGGAACTCGAAACATGGCAGCTTTTGAATTAAGTGTCATGGCTAAGAGAGACGGATATGAGCTCGAGGATACTCTTATAATGCTGAAAGAGCGAAATGTAAAAGCTACCTATCCTATGGGTAACAGACGACTTGAGAAAGCCGTAAAAAGTGCATATAAGAAAGATTACTTTGTAAGACCAGATGTGGTTGAAATGATTTGTGGCGTGCGTCCACAGTTACGTGGTTACTATAAGCACAAAAAGTCTAAAGAAGAACGTGCCTATGAAAAAATAGAAGAGCTTGTAGAACGCACTATTGATCACCTTGAAAAAAGGTTGCCCGTTGGGGAGGGGGGCAGTCTGTCGATTAGTGCCTCACAACTTGCAGAAGAAATGAATCATGAAAAAGCACAAGTCAAAAGTTTGACTCGTGCTTTTAAGAAAGTCTCTAAATCTAAATTCATTATCCGTAAAAAAAGAGATTTAAAAGGTAATGTAATGAAAGGTAGATATGCTGGATTCGTTATTTATCGGACCCAGGACTTCATGCTGGAGATCTCCAAACAGAAGCAGAAGATTCAATTACTTAGAGGTACGTATAATGCATTATGTGCATTAGAAAAGACAAAAGAATATTCTTCAAAATTAATGTGTCAATTGCCAAAACACTTAGGTACCGTATCCCGCCTGTCTGTTTTGACCTTGATTTATACAAGTGGTTGTTTGCCAGGACCTGGACTATGGTGGTTGGACGAATAAATAGGTGTTTTTCAACGAGTATGGTGATTGAAATATTGTAAGGATTAAGAAGGATTAAGATGGTTTACTGAAGTGTTTTATCATTGATCCCAGTATCTTTTGCCAGTCGATTTCATTTTTGATTTCTTCAGTATCAACAAATGAA
The sequence above is drawn from the Exiguobacterium sp. FSL W8-0210 genome and encodes:
- a CDS encoding primase C-terminal domain-containing protein; this translates as MNSSLSKSPVRQHSYLEQKVLETIFGRGIGLYDNYANNVPRSIKQKCDFELKTQGSIRVAYSKESIFDLSLGGQDIARSIQGVLHYHNNSHTGVTHFTPNTYYKAVKPSDIADENLRRVRTYCFDIDQKTSVQQILFAFEVAGIPCKPALILKTPKGVQFFVVFADNEAWYGSAAAVQYAKAIGEALRSSLYEQGLQIDLNNSLFGWARFPREETIMYFEKENVWSKSEATEWFQELGLKRGNASVNGSWLTSKAGRALWNMDEKGTRNMAAFELSVMAKRDGYELEDTLIMLKERNVKATYPMGNRRLEKAVKSAYKKDYFVRPDVVEMICGVRPQLRGYYKHKKSKEERAYEKIEELVERTIDHLEKRLPVGEGGSLSISASQLAEEMNHEKAQVKSLTRAFKKVSKSKFIIRKKRDLKGNVMKGRYAGFVIYRTQDFMLEISKQKQKIQLLRGTYNALCALEKTKEYSSKLMCQLPKHLGTVSRLSVLTLIYTSGCLPGPGLWWLDE